From the genome of Alcanivorax sp.:
GCTGGACCATATTGAAAAGCACGACGAGGCGCTCAATGCCTGGTGCCTGATTGACCGTGACACCACACTGAACTGGGCCCGGGAGTCCGAACAGCGCTATCAGGACGGTAAAGCGGAAGGGCTGCTGGATGGTATCCCGGTGGCGGTCAAGGATGTGTTCCTCACGCCCATGTGGCCCACCGTCAAAGGCTCCAGGACCATTGATCCGGAATCCACCCTCAACAAGCGCTCCCCCGCCGTTGCCGCACTGGAGCGTCACGGTTATGTCCCACTGGGCAAAACCACCACGCCGGAATTTGGCTGGAAAGGGATCACCGACAGCCCGCTCTGCGGCCCCACCAACAACCCCTGGGACCCGAGCAAGACTGCCGGTGGCAGTAGTGGCGGTAGCTCTGCCGCGGTTGCCGCGGGCATGGCGCCGCTGGCGCTGGGTACCGATGCCGGCGGCTCCATCCGTATTCCCGCCGGTTTCTGCGGCATTGTCGGCCACAAGCCCACCTTCAGCGAGGTGCCCCACTGGCCTGCCAGCCCCTTCGGCACTCTGGCCCATGCTGGCCCCATGACCCGCACCGTGGCAGATGCGGCGCTGATGATGAACGTGATGACCGAAGCGGATCCCCGCGATAGCCTGGCAGCCCCCCGTCGCCACATCGATTACGTCAAGGAGCTGCATCAGCCCATGAAGGGGCTGCGCATCGCCATGAGTCCCAATCTGGGCTACGTGGACGTGGATGCGGACATCGACAAGGCCTTCAAGGAAGCTGCCAAGGTGTTCGAAGCCCTTGGCGCCATCGTCACCGAAGCCGACCCGGGCTTCAGTAACCCGCTGGCCGCCTTCAGCCACCTTTTCTACAGTGGTGCCGCCAATGCCATGCGCGACCTCGGCGATCGCCAACGCAGCCTGATGGATCCGGCTCTGGTGGAAGTGGCTGCCAAGGCAGAGAAGCTCAGTATGCTGGATTACCTCGGCGCCATGAACGAGCGGATGGCGGTAAGTGAACGCATGGCGGTGTTCCACACCAGATACGATCTGTTGATCACACCCACCCTGCCCATCGAAGCCTTCGACACTAACCGTGAAGTGCCGGTGGACTGGCCCAGCACCCGCTGGCCCACATGGACGCCGTTTACCTACCCCTTCAACATGACCGGCCAGCCAGCGCTGTCAGTCCCCATGGGGCTAAACAGCAATGGTCTGCCCATGGGCCTGCAAATTGTCGGCGCCCGCTTTGACGACGCGCGGGTACTGGCCGCCGGCCACGCCTTCGAACAGGCACAACCATTCGTTCACCTGCCGCCGATGCTGCAGGATTAAAAGGTTACCGCGGGGTGCACGCGGACAACGCGGACACTGCGGTAAACACGCTAGCAAGTTGAAAGTTAAAAGTTGGAACGCGGGCCAGGTTGTCATCTTTTCAATGCCCTGCCCGCGATTAGAGCGAATGGCGCGGGCAAGGCCCTCACAACACACCAATAACCATTGCCCGCGTATTTAAACTTTCAACTTTGAACTTTGAACTCAACCATCCCGCTGCGATGCCTCGCTCATGCGGATAAGGTTTTTCAGGAAAGGAGAACATGATGGGCAATATCAATCTGGACACGGATTTCTACGAAAGCGAAGACCCGATCTGGAACCCGGCGTTGCTCACCATTCCGGTGCCGGGCATTCGCCGCATGGTGAACCTGGCCGCAGACCTGGACGACGTGATCCACCTGTCCATCGGCCAGCCAGACTTCAAACCACCGGGCCATGTTATCCAGGCCGGGGTAGATGCACTGAACGCAGGCCAGACCGGCTACACCATGGACGCCGGCCTGCCGGAATTGCTGGAAGCGCTGGCTGAATATTACAGCACCCGTTATGGTCGGCCACTGTCACCGGAAAACCTGATGATTACCACCGGGGCCACTGAAGCCATCTACCTGGCCCTGACAGCCACCTCCGCTCCGGGACGCGAGTTCATCGTTCCTGATCCTTCTTTCATGTTGTATGGACCATTGATACGCATGAATGGAGGAACGGTAAAAAGCATTGCCACCCGGGCCGAAAACGACCACCAACTGGATCCCCAGGAAGTGATTGATGCCATGGGCCCTAATACTTTCGCCGTGGTACTCAACTCTCCCAGCAATCCCACCGGCACCATCTACCCCCGGGAGACCATTGAAGCCATCGTGGAAGAAGCGGCCTATCGCGGCATTCATGTGATCAGTGACGAGGTCTACGACCACCTGATCTACGATGGTCGCGAATATCCCAGCGTGCTCTCCTGCTGCTCAGATCTGGATCATGTCATGGTGATCAGCAGTTTTTCCAAAACCTTCTCCATGGCGGGCATGCGGGTTGGCTGGCTGATCGGCAGCCAGGGCGCCATCAAGAAACTGCGTCGCTACCACATGTTCACCACCACCGTGGCCAACACGCCGTGTCAGTGGGCCGGGGTAGCCGCCCTGCGCGGCAGCAACCAGTTCATCGACAGCATGGTCGAGGAATACCAGCAACGCCGCGACCGACTGGTAGAACTGGTAGAACAGACCCCGCACCTGACCGGCTACCGACCGGAAGGCGCCTTCTATTTGTTCCCTTCACTACCGGAAGGCGTAGACGGCGCCAATGTGGCCCTGAAAATGCTGCGCGAAACCGGCGTCTGCACCATCTCCGGCGACACCTTCGGCGAAGCCGGCAAGAGCGCGTTACGCATCAGCTACTCCACCTCCCTGGATCAGATAGAGGAAGCATTCGAACGAATCATTCCATGGATGAAGAAACAGAACTTCAGTTGAACGCCCGACGCCCGACGCCGAATGCCTGAAGCAAAAAACCGCCTGCAGGCAGGCTCCTACAGCAAGACCAAAACCAAAAAAGCCGCGAACGATTCGCGGCTTTTTTGGTTTTAGCTGTTAACTATTAATTATTAACTATTAACTGCTCTTAAGGCATTTCATCAATTTCTTCCGGCTCCGGAATGATGAAGTCTTCCTTGCTCACATTCATCATGAACAGGATGTTGCTCACCACATAGATGGAAGAGTAGGTACCGACCAGCACCCCCACCAGCAGCGCTTCAGAGAACGCGCGCATCACTTCACCACCGAAGAAGAACAGCGCCAGCAACACCAGCATGGTCGTCAAGGAGGTGTTGATAGTCCGGCTGAAAGTGGCATTCACCGCGCTGTTGATGATCTTGTCCGGATCATTCTGCCGGGAATTGCGGAAGTCTTCACGGATTCGGTCAGCCACCACAATGGAGTCATTGAGCGAGTAACCGATCAGCGCCAACACCGCCGCCAGCACCGTCAGATCAAACGGCCACTGCACCAGCGAGAACAATCCCAGCACAATCAGCACATCATGAAACAACGCCACAACCGTCGCCACACCAAATTTGTTGGAGAAGCGGAACCAGACGTAAATCATCATCAGACCCAGCGCCAGCAACATGGCCGTACCGGATTCATCACGCAGTTCGTCGCCCACCTGGGGGCCAACAAACTCCACTTTCATCAGTTCCAGCTGGTCGTTCTGCAGCTTGAGTGCCGCGAACACGTCATAACCCACTTCATCCGCATCTGCACCATCACGGGGTGCCACACGGACATTCACTTCCTTCGGTGAACCGTAGTGCTGCACGACGGCATCATCAAAACCGGCATTGGCCAGATCCGAACGCGCCTGGGCCAGCTCCACGTCCACCGGGCTTTTCACTACCACGGTGGTGCCACCGGTAAAGTCCAAGCCCAGATTCAAACCACGGGTGACCAGCAACACCACGGAAGCGATTACCAGCAGCACGGAAAGGATGCCCAACGGTTTGCGGGCGCCCATAAAGTTGATGTTCATGGTTGCTTTACTCATCGCATCACCGCCTTAAATACTCAGTTTCGCCGGTGCACGGGCGCCACGCCCGTAAACCATTTCCGCCAGGGCACGGGTACCGATGATGGCCGTGAACATGGAGGTCAGAATGCCGATAAACAGCGTTACGGCGAAGCCCTGTACCGAACCGGTACCGGCAGCAAACAGGATCACAGCCACGATCAGGGTAGTGATGTTGGCATCGAGAATGGTGGTAAAGGCACGACCATAGCCTTCCTCGATGGCCTGTCGCGGGTTCAGTCCGCGGCGCAGCTCTTCCTTGATCCGTTCAAAGATCAGCACGTTGGCATCCACCGCCATACCCACGGTCAGAACGATACCGGCAATACCCGGGAGGGTCAGGGTCGCGCCGGGAATCAGGGACATGATACCGACGATGATGATCAGGTTGCCCAGCAAGGCCACATTGGCGATCACACCGAACAGCTTGTACCAGACGATCATGAACACCAGCACCAGCACCAGACCCAGCGCCATGGACTTGAGACCGGCCTCAATGTTTTCAGCCCCCAGGCTCGGGCCGACGGTCCGTTCTTCAACAATGCTTACCGGCGCAGCCAGGGAACCCGCCCGCAGCAGCAAGGCCAATTCAGAGGCTTCCGCCGGATTGTCCAGGCCGGTAATCCGAAAGCGGCTGCCCAGGGTGTCCTGAATGGTGGCCACGTTGATCACGAACTTGTCCGTGCTACTGGTGATCTTGTCCACCAGCTTGCCATCCGCGTCTTCCACCTTCTTCACATCGGTTTTGGTTTCGATGAACAGCACGCCCATGGGATTGCCCACGTTCTTGCCGGTGATGCGCTGCATACGACGGGCACCGTCGGAATCCAGTGTTACGTTCACTTCCGGCGAACCGGATTGCTGGTCGAAACCCATGCGGGCATCGATGACCTGATCACCGGTGGCGATTTTGGACTTGTTCAGCGCAACGATGCGACCTTCCTGGCCCTTGAACGGGAAGAACTCCAGCCCCGGAGGCGCCATACCAGTGCGCAGACGAGCCTGTGACACCGTGTTGTCCACCAGACGAAATTCCAGCGTGGCAGTCCTGCCCAAAATACGGCGAGCCTGGGAGGCATCCTGAATACCCGGCAACTGCACCACAATGCGATCCGCACCCTGACGCTGCACCACCGCCTCTGCCACACCCAGTTCGTTAACCCGCTTGTTCAGGGCGGTGCGGTTCTGGTCCACCGCGTAATCCTGCATTTCCTTGAGGGCGCTGTCGTTGAGCTGCAGAACCGTTTCCGGGGCATCGCCCGCGGGTTTCATGGTGAACTTGTCCAGCGCCTGACGCAGCGGTGCACGGGCGGCATCTGCCGCCACTTGATCCGCAAAGGTCACCGTCAGGGTGGTGCCATCCACATCCACGCTGCGATAGCGCACGCCGGCGTCACGCAGAGTCAGCTTGGCATTGCCGGCCCAGGCTTCCATACGGCTGGTCACCACCGCATCCATATCCACCTGCAGCAGGAAATGCACCCCGCCACGCAGGTCCAGGCCCAGGTTCATGGGGCTGGCGCCGATGGAGCGCAGCCACTCCGGAGTGGTTTCGGCCAGGTTCAGGGCAACCACGTAGTTGTCGCCCAGCTCAACGGCGGCCAGATCACGGGCCCGCAGCTGTGCTTCCGTGTCACTCAGGCGCACCAGCAGGGAAGTGCCGACGGATTCGCCGGGGCCGTGACTGAGTCCGGCCTCATCCAGTGCCCCCAGCACTCTCTGACGGGCAACATCAGAGACTTCGCCCCCCGCATCAGCATGGCTGATCTGAATGGCGGGGGCGTCCGGGTACAGGTTCGGCAGGGCGTAGAGACCGCACACAACGAGTACGGTCAAAAGCAGGAAAAATTTCCAGCGTGGGTAGCGGGTCATAGTTCTTTCCGGTGTTTATTCCGGTTGTTGTCCGGGGTAATGAAAAAGCCCCGTACAGGACGGGGCTGAGTCTGCCTTAGATGGACTTGATAGTGCCTTTGGGCAGGGTGGCCTGGATGCTCTGCTTTTGCAGTTTGATTTCCAGGTTGTTACTGATCTCCACCACCACAAATTCGTCAGTTACCTTGGCAATTTTGCCCAGGATCCCGCCGCTGGTGACCACTTCATCACCCTTGCTCAGGTTTTCCACCAGGCTCTTGTGTTCCTTGGCACGCTTCTGCTGCGGACGAATCAGGAAGAAGTAGAACACCACCATCATCACTACCAGCATGATCAGCTCGACACCACCCGGGCCGGCAGGCGCGGCGGGCGCGGCAAAGGCCGGGGAAACCATGGCGGTGGCCAGCAGAGCCAGCAGGGAACGCATTGCGATTTTCATTGTTTACTCCAGTTTCCAATAAGCTACAGCGCAGGGGTTTGCTCGCCCCGCGCTGCGTAGAAGTCGTCCACAAAGGCGGACAATGTACCCCCTTCAATGGCCCCCCGCAATCCAGCCATCAGGCGCTGGTAATAGCGCAGGTTATGGATGGTATTGAGCTGGGAGCCAAGCATTTCGTTGCAACGATCCAGATGATGCAGGTAGCTGCGCGAGAAATGCTGGCAGGTATAGCAGTCACAACCCGCCTCCAGGGGAGACAGGTCATGGCGATGTTTGGCGTTGCGGATCTTGATCACGCCTTCGGCGGTGAACAGGTGGCCGTTACGGGCATTCCGGGTGGGCATCACGCAATCGAACATATCCACACCACGGCGAACCGCTTCCACGATATCTTCCGGCTTGCCCACCCCCATCAGGTAACGGGGACGGTCTTGCGGCATGTGCGGGGTCAGATTGCCGAGGGTACGCAGCATTTCGTCCTGGGGCTCGCCCACGCTGAGGCCGCCGACCGCATAGCCGTCGAACCCAATATCCACCAACCCGGCCAGGGATTCACGACGCAGGTTGTCGTACATACCGCCCTGGACAATGCCAAAACAGGCGGCATCGTTGCCTTCATGGGCGTCCTTTGAACGCTTTGCCCAGCGCAGGGACAGCTCCATGGAATCACGGGCCTGTTGTTCGGTGGCCGGAAACGGAGTGCACTCATCAAAGATCATGCAGATATCGCTCCCCAGGGAACGCTGCACTTGCATGGCACGCTCCGGGGTCAGCTCCACCTTGTCGCCATTGATGGGGTTCTTGAACACCACGCCCTGCTCGGAGATCTTGCGCATTTCCCCCAGGCTGAACACCTGAAAGCCGCCAGAGTCAGTAAGGATCGGTTTATCCCACTGCATGAAACCATGCAATGAACCATGGGCTTCAATGACCTCGGTACCGGGGCGCAGCATCAGGTGAAAAGTATTGCCCAGACAGATCTCGGCACCGGTATCGGCCAGATCCTTCGGCAACATGCCCTTCACGGTGCCATAGGTCCCCACCGGCATGAACGCCGGAGTCTGGATAGTGCCCCGCGGAAAGGTAATCTCCCCCCGCCGCGCCGCGCCATCGGTAGTGTTGAGCTGGAATGTCATTCGGGACATGGATTTACTCGCCTGACGCCAGACGCTTGACGCCGGACGCTGAAAAAACAGAAACAACAGGGACCTTTACGCTTGTTGCAAGCAACATACCTTTATGCCCCCTCCAAACCCGAAGCGTCAGGCATCTGGCGTCCAGCTTCCGGCATTCTTTCAATAAACATGGCATCGCCATAACTGAAGAAGCGATACTCTGCCTCGATCGCGGCCTGATAGGCAGCCATGACCCTTTCCTTCCCGGCGAAAGCGCTGATCAGCATCAGCAGGGTGGACCTGGGCAGATGGAAATTGGTTAACAGACACTCCACCAGCCGGAACTGGTAGCCGGGGTAGATGAAGATGTCGGTTTCACCCTGCCCGGCCTGCAGGCTGCCGGACTGGCTGGCCGCTTCCAGCGCCCGCAGGGCGGTGGTGCCCACGGCCACGATGCGGCCGCCACGGGCATGGGCCTGGGCCACCTGCTCCACCAGGCTGTCCGGAACCTGGTAACGCTCGCTGTGCATATGGTGGTCTTCCACCTTGTCCACCCGCACCGGCTGAAACGTCCCTGCTCCTACATGGAGGGTGACATAGCCAATATCAACCCCGTGCTGCTCCAGCGCCGCCAGCATCTCGTCATCAAAATGCAGCCCGGCGGTAGGCGCTGCCACCGCACCGGGCTCGCGGGCATACACGGTCTGGTAACGCTCCATATCACCGGCTTCATCCGGACGGTCGATGTAGGGCGGCAGCGGCACATGGCCGATCTGCTCCAGGGCCCCAAGCAGGGTGTCGCAGCCCTGAAACTGAAGAATGAACAGGGCATCCCGGCGGCCGGTGACCTGGGCGCGCACGCCCTGGTCAAACTGCAACCAGCTTCCCGGTTTGGGGGATTTTGAGGCACGCACATGGGCCAGCGCCTCGTGGTCATCCACCACCCGCTCAATCAGCACCTCGACCTTGCCGCCGCTGTCCTTCTGGCCAAACAGGCGAGCCGGGATCACCCGGGTGTCGTTGAAGATCAACAGATCGCCAGGTCGCACATGGCTCAACAGATCCGGAAACTGCTGATGCTGCAGGTGGTCAAGGGTGAGAGCCAGCAGACGCGCATCGCGACGCTGGGCGGGCGGGTGGCGGGCAATCAGCCCATCCGGGAGTTCAAAATCAAAATCGTCGACGTTCACGTACTGTACCGGCACGGAAGTTCAAGGGAGAGCAAGGATACCCGGTATTGGAAAGGGAAAAAACACCCTTCAAGGCTTCTACGGAGCCCCCGCAGGAGCTCCTCTCGAGGGGCGAATCCGAGCCTTGGCGAGGAAATGCTACGACGCCAGGCTCCAGCTCGATCTAGGGAACCCGACGGCCCTTTCTCGCTAACGCGTGATTCGTCCCTCAAGAGGAACTCCTACAGCGGCTTTGCGAGAAAGGCAGAGGAGGAATCAGCGCTTCTTTGCCTGTTTCGGCAGCTGCACGGTGGCCGTGGCAGACAGACGATCATGCAGGGTCTGGTGAGGGGCGATCAACACCACCAGATAACCGGCGCCAAACAGCCCCCAAGACAGGCAGGCCGCCAGAAAACGGGCCAGGGTTTGCCACAACTTCACCGGGCCACCCCGGTAATCACGCACCTGCAGGCGCCAGGCACGCATGCCCAGGGTCTGGCCGCCACGCATCCAGAACCAGGCATAGAACAGCCAGGTTTCCACCATCAGGATCGGGAAAAGCAACCCTTGCAGATAGGCTGGCGCCGCCCGGTCCACACCATTGATGGATTCCATGGGCAACCCGAGGCTTGGGTATACCAGTACAAAAATACCGGCAGTGACAAACCACAGTGCCAGCACCAGAAAGCCGTCATAGACCAACGCCATCAGGCGCTTGAGCAAACCGGCTGGGGGAGCATAATCAGTCATGCATCACTCCGTCGGACATCCGACATAAAAAAGCCCGCATAAAGCGGGCTTTTTTATTGTTTGGTACCAGAGGCCGGACTTGAACCGGCACGCCCGTGAAGGCAACGGATTTTGAATCCGTCGTGTCTACCAATTCCACCACTCTGGCAGTGGGGCGCGAGTATACCAGCCCGCGCCGGGTTTTCCAGCTATTCTTCTGCGTCTGCAGCAATGACCACGGCAGTGACATTATCTCTGCTACCACGATCCAGCGCAGCCTTGAGCACGCCGGAAGCGGTAACCCCATGGCGCATCAAGGACGTCAACTCGTCCACCGCCAGTACGGAATGAATGCCATCGCTGGTCAACAGAAAGCGGTGTTCGTGATCTGGCTCAAAGCGGATCTGATCCAGTTGCAGCCGCTCGCCTATGCCCACCGCCTGATAGATCACGTTGGCTCGGGGGTGCTGCATGGCCTGCTTCTCATCCAGCTCGCCGGCATCTACCAGCGCCTGCACCGGGGTGTGGTCCCGGGTCAGCATGGCCACCCCGTCACCGTCATAGCGATAAAGCCGTGAGTCTCCGGCCCACACCACGGCAGCTTCACCGCGATATACCAGCAACACCGCCACCGTGGCCCCCATGGGCTTGCTGCGCATGTTGATGGCGGCATGGTGGCGAATGGCATGATTGGCGGTCTGGAGTGCAGTTTCTACCGCTACCAGACGGTGGGCGATACCGCCCCCCAGCGAGAGGGTTTCCAGTGATTCACACACCATGCTGGCCGCCAGGTCGCCGGCCTCATGGCCGCCCATGCCATCAATCACAGCCCACAACCCCTCGCCGTCACGACAGACAAACGCGTCCTCGTTGGCCGGCCGACGGCCCTTGTGGGTACGTCCCTGTCCCCGCCAGATCATTCTATCGCACCCTCTGAAGCAGCCAGACACCCAACACCAGGCACAGCACCGGCGGCAATGCCGCCGCCACCAGAGGCTCGGTGTGGAAGACCAGGGAGAGCTGGCCAAAGAACTGCTGGCCGTAATGGAAAATCAGCCCGGCCACGATCCCGGCGGTCAGCCGCAGCCCCATGGTCACTTCCCGGAGCGGACCGAACACGAACGAGATGGCAATCAGCACCATGCCAATGGTCGCCAGCGGCATAAACAGCTTCTGCCAGAAACTGAGCATGTAGTCTGCCGTCTCCAGCCCCTGCCGCTTCAGGTAGGCGGTGTACTCCAGCAGTTTTTCCAATGCCAGGTTATCCGGCTCGAGCACCACAATGCTGAGCAGCTCGGGCGTCAGCTTGGTCTGCCATTGGCCGTTTTCCTTACTGTAAGTGTCGGTTCGTTCCTCAGTGAGACGGGTACCGGTGATGCCCTCAAGTACCCAGATATCCCCCTGATAGATCGCCCGTTTCACAAACTGGGTTTCCTGCAGCTTGTGGCTGTCATCGAACCGATACCGGGTCAGCCCGTACAGCACGCCATTGGGCTGCACCGCGTTGATATGAATAAATTCCTTGCCTTCCCGGTGCCAGTAACCGTACTTGGAACGCAGGGCTTCACCGCCACCTTCGGCCATGGAGCGGTTACTCTGCGCCACCTGTTCCGTATAGGGGGTAAGGTACTCGCCCAGCGGAATCGACAAGGCGATCAGCAGCAACACCGGCCTCAGCACCAGCCAGCTGACCCTCAGGGTAGAGACC
Proteins encoded in this window:
- a CDS encoding amidase, coding for MSKELLTMSAQALKAAYQTGALSPVEVCSSLLDHIEKHDEALNAWCLIDRDTTLNWARESEQRYQDGKAEGLLDGIPVAVKDVFLTPMWPTVKGSRTIDPESTLNKRSPAVAALERHGYVPLGKTTTPEFGWKGITDSPLCGPTNNPWDPSKTAGGSSGGSSAAVAAGMAPLALGTDAGGSIRIPAGFCGIVGHKPTFSEVPHWPASPFGTLAHAGPMTRTVADAALMMNVMTEADPRDSLAAPRRHIDYVKELHQPMKGLRIAMSPNLGYVDVDADIDKAFKEAAKVFEALGAIVTEADPGFSNPLAAFSHLFYSGAANAMRDLGDRQRSLMDPALVEVAAKAEKLSMLDYLGAMNERMAVSERMAVFHTRYDLLITPTLPIEAFDTNREVPVDWPSTRWPTWTPFTYPFNMTGQPALSVPMGLNSNGLPMGLQIVGARFDDARVLAAGHAFEQAQPFVHLPPMLQD
- a CDS encoding pyridoxal phosphate-dependent aminotransferase; this encodes MMGNINLDTDFYESEDPIWNPALLTIPVPGIRRMVNLAADLDDVIHLSIGQPDFKPPGHVIQAGVDALNAGQTGYTMDAGLPELLEALAEYYSTRYGRPLSPENLMITTGATEAIYLALTATSAPGREFIVPDPSFMLYGPLIRMNGGTVKSIATRAENDHQLDPQEVIDAMGPNTFAVVLNSPSNPTGTIYPRETIEAIVEEAAYRGIHVISDEVYDHLIYDGREYPSVLSCCSDLDHVMVISSFSKTFSMAGMRVGWLIGSQGAIKKLRRYHMFTTTVANTPCQWAGVAALRGSNQFIDSMVEEYQQRRDRLVELVEQTPHLTGYRPEGAFYLFPSLPEGVDGANVALKMLRETGVCTISGDTFGEAGKSALRISYSTSLDQIEEAFERIIPWMKKQNFS
- the secF gene encoding protein translocase subunit SecF, whose translation is MSKATMNINFMGARKPLGILSVLLVIASVVLLVTRGLNLGLDFTGGTTVVVKSPVDVELAQARSDLANAGFDDAVVQHYGSPKEVNVRVAPRDGADADEVGYDVFAALKLQNDQLELMKVEFVGPQVGDELRDESGTAMLLALGLMMIYVWFRFSNKFGVATVVALFHDVLIVLGLFSLVQWPFDLTVLAAVLALIGYSLNDSIVVADRIREDFRNSRQNDPDKIINSAVNATFSRTINTSLTTMLVLLALFFFGGEVMRAFSEALLVGVLVGTYSSIYVVSNILFMMNVSKEDFIIPEPEEIDEMP
- the secD gene encoding protein translocase subunit SecD: MTRYPRWKFFLLLTVLVVCGLYALPNLYPDAPAIQISHADAGGEVSDVARQRVLGALDEAGLSHGPGESVGTSLLVRLSDTEAQLRARDLAAVELGDNYVVALNLAETTPEWLRSIGASPMNLGLDLRGGVHFLLQVDMDAVVTSRMEAWAGNAKLTLRDAGVRYRSVDVDGTTLTVTFADQVAADAARAPLRQALDKFTMKPAGDAPETVLQLNDSALKEMQDYAVDQNRTALNKRVNELGVAEAVVQRQGADRIVVQLPGIQDASQARRILGRTATLEFRLVDNTVSQARLRTGMAPPGLEFFPFKGQEGRIVALNKSKIATGDQVIDARMGFDQQSGSPEVNVTLDSDGARRMQRITGKNVGNPMGVLFIETKTDVKKVEDADGKLVDKITSSTDKFVINVATIQDTLGSRFRITGLDNPAEASELALLLRAGSLAAPVSIVEERTVGPSLGAENIEAGLKSMALGLVLVLVFMIVWYKLFGVIANVALLGNLIIIVGIMSLIPGATLTLPGIAGIVLTVGMAVDANVLIFERIKEELRRGLNPRQAIEEGYGRAFTTILDANITTLIVAVILFAAGTGSVQGFAVTLFIGILTSMFTAIIGTRALAEMVYGRGARAPAKLSI
- the yajC gene encoding preprotein translocase subunit YajC; this translates as MKIAMRSLLALLATAMVSPAFAAPAAPAGPGGVELIMLVVMMVVFYFFLIRPQQKRAKEHKSLVENLSKGDEVVTSGGILGKIAKVTDEFVVVEISNNLEIKLQKQSIQATLPKGTIKSI
- the tgt gene encoding tRNA guanosine(34) transglycosylase Tgt — protein: MTFQLNTTDGAARRGEITFPRGTIQTPAFMPVGTYGTVKGMLPKDLADTGAEICLGNTFHLMLRPGTEVIEAHGSLHGFMQWDKPILTDSGGFQVFSLGEMRKISEQGVVFKNPINGDKVELTPERAMQVQRSLGSDICMIFDECTPFPATEQQARDSMELSLRWAKRSKDAHEGNDAACFGIVQGGMYDNLRRESLAGLVDIGFDGYAVGGLSVGEPQDEMLRTLGNLTPHMPQDRPRYLMGVGKPEDIVEAVRRGVDMFDCVMPTRNARNGHLFTAEGVIKIRNAKHRHDLSPLEAGCDCYTCQHFSRSYLHHLDRCNEMLGSQLNTIHNLRYYQRLMAGLRGAIEGGTLSAFVDDFYAARGEQTPAL
- the queA gene encoding tRNA preQ1(34) S-adenosylmethionine ribosyltransferase-isomerase QueA; its protein translation is MNVDDFDFELPDGLIARHPPAQRRDARLLALTLDHLQHQQFPDLLSHVRPGDLLIFNDTRVIPARLFGQKDSGGKVEVLIERVVDDHEALAHVRASKSPKPGSWLQFDQGVRAQVTGRRDALFILQFQGCDTLLGALEQIGHVPLPPYIDRPDEAGDMERYQTVYAREPGAVAAPTAGLHFDDEMLAALEQHGVDIGYVTLHVGAGTFQPVRVDKVEDHHMHSERYQVPDSLVEQVAQAHARGGRIVAVGTTALRALEAASQSGSLQAGQGETDIFIYPGYQFRLVECLLTNFHLPRSTLLMLISAFAGKERVMAAYQAAIEAEYRFFSYGDAMFIERMPEAGRQMPDASGLEGA
- a CDS encoding RDD family protein translates to MTDYAPPAGLLKRLMALVYDGFLVLALWFVTAGIFVLVYPSLGLPMESINGVDRAAPAYLQGLLFPILMVETWLFYAWFWMRGGQTLGMRAWRLQVRDYRGGPVKLWQTLARFLAACLSWGLFGAGYLVVLIAPHQTLHDRLSATATVQLPKQAKKR
- a CDS encoding PP2C family serine/threonine-protein phosphatase: MIWRGQGRTHKGRRPANEDAFVCRDGEGLWAVIDGMGGHEAGDLAASMVCESLETLSLGGGIAHRLVAVETALQTANHAIRHHAAINMRSKPMGATVAVLLVYRGEAAVVWAGDSRLYRYDGDGVAMLTRDHTPVQALVDAGELDEKQAMQHPRANVIYQAVGIGERLQLDQIRFEPDHEHRFLLTSDGIHSVLAVDELTSLMRHGVTASGVLKAALDRGSRDNVTAVVIAADAEE
- the lptG gene encoding LPS export ABC transporter permease LptG, which translates into the protein MRLLNRYFWRAVLVPTLAILAIIVGLDCLFGFIYELEALRGDYQVWQALQFILTTTPRRIYEYMPMAILLGTLIGLGLLANSGELSVIRAAGVSTLRVSWLVLRPVLLLIALSIPLGEYLTPYTEQVAQSNRSMAEGGGEALRSKYGYWHREGKEFIHINAVQPNGVLYGLTRYRFDDSHKLQETQFVKRAIYQGDIWVLEGITGTRLTEERTDTYSKENGQWQTKLTPELLSIVVLEPDNLALEKLLEYTAYLKRQGLETADYMLSFWQKLFMPLATIGMVLIAISFVFGPLREVTMGLRLTAGIVAGLIFHYGQQFFGQLSLVFHTEPLVAAALPPVLCLVLGVWLLQRVR